From one Candidatus Methanoplasma termitum genomic stretch:
- a CDS encoding phosphotransacetylase family protein, whose protein sequence is MKNVYLASVGARSGKSAISLGLALNYPGKVGFYKPFRESPIKVDGNTMDEDAWLMAEVLKLKDGKKLSPFTYDLSEPVSMSDIAAVYNDLRKDKDFMIIEGSKDFTYGYAQNLSFMDIAEALDAPVILVATPSSRSVDTVFMFRELCEKRGLDMLGVILNKSSGCPERKFFEGRGINVLGEVPVMPELKTFRVSEISQKIGAKVLAGAKGMERSVENMLVGAMSDQAATGYMRRSRRKAVITGGDRTEIQLAALATDTSCIIVTGGLMPSHMVLSKADDLGVPILMTNEDTLHVAETTERLIARIDPKDKEKIESVKKNVGSGVDLNSVWRS, encoded by the coding sequence ATGAAGAATGTCTATCTGGCATCTGTAGGCGCTAGGTCGGGGAAATCCGCGATATCGCTCGGTCTGGCATTGAATTATCCGGGGAAGGTGGGGTTCTATAAGCCCTTCCGCGAGAGCCCTATAAAGGTGGACGGAAACACAATGGACGAGGACGCTTGGCTGATGGCCGAGGTTCTGAAGTTGAAGGACGGAAAGAAGCTTTCGCCGTTCACGTACGACCTGTCAGAGCCGGTAAGTATGAGCGATATCGCCGCCGTTTACAACGACCTGCGGAAAGATAAGGACTTCATGATAATCGAAGGCAGCAAGGATTTCACTTACGGTTATGCGCAAAATCTTTCCTTTATGGACATCGCCGAAGCTCTCGACGCACCTGTGATACTGGTCGCTACGCCGTCAAGCCGGTCCGTCGACACGGTGTTCATGTTCAGGGAGCTTTGCGAAAAGAGAGGATTGGACATGCTCGGAGTGATCCTCAACAAAAGTTCAGGATGTCCGGAAAGGAAGTTCTTCGAAGGCCGCGGGATAAATGTGCTCGGAGAGGTCCCGGTCATGCCCGAACTCAAGACATTCAGGGTGTCGGAGATATCCCAGAAGATCGGCGCAAAGGTCTTGGCCGGCGCAAAGGGGATGGAGAGATCCGTAGAGAACATGTTGGTCGGTGCGATGAGCGATCAGGCCGCCACCGGGTATATGCGAAGGTCGCGCCGCAAAGCCGTCATAACGGGCGGCGACAGGACGGAGATCCAGCTTGCCGCACTGGCCACGGATACGTCATGCATCATCGTCACCGGAGGGCTGATGCCGTCGCACATGGTCCTTTCGAAGGCAGACGATCTGGGTGTCCCCATACTCATGACAAACGAGGACACTCTGCACGTGGCCGAGACCACGGAACGTCTGATAGCACGCATAGATCCGAAAGACAAAGAGAAAATAGAGTCGGTGAAGAAGAACGTCGGTTCGGGAGTGGACCTGAACAGCGTGTGGCGATCTTGA
- a CDS encoding chorismate mutase gives MPSVDELRKQIESIDKDIIDLIATRMEIADELAKEKKHSSQGYWDTGVERAVIDRYMELCEDVSLSVGEAKLIAEVILKISKERQKLLYDSEPSVQEKPIKRK, from the coding sequence TTGCCTAGCGTTGACGAACTCAGGAAACAGATAGAATCCATCGACAAGGATATAATCGATCTTATCGCCACCAGAATGGAGATCGCCGACGAGCTTGCCAAGGAAAAGAAACATTCTTCTCAGGGCTACTGGGACACGGGCGTGGAAAGAGCGGTCATCGACAGATATATGGAACTCTGCGAAGATGTCAGCCTCTCCGTGGGGGAGGCGAAGCTCATTGCCGAAGTCATTTTGAAGATCTCCAAAGAGAGACAGAAACTGCTCTACGACAGCGAGCCTTCCGTTCAGGAAAAACCCATTAAGAGGAAATGA
- a CDS encoding regulator of amino acid metabolism, contains ACT domain protein, with protein MDSIKDGFVGFPSQEKVAMLLLRNGIRVVDGTAYCNDIEQSDAAIARVAGVDRRVVRSALDKISSTPDLDRVFSKLRSMLLLSEVAPEIDCTTLEIIPTDATMPGILAGVMDVIYRRGLSVRQAVVEDPGVRFDSHLIIVVDGQIPSELIPAIKQSRGVLSLMLR; from the coding sequence ATGGACAGCATCAAAGACGGCTTTGTGGGGTTTCCATCACAGGAAAAGGTAGCGATGTTGCTTCTGAGAAATGGGATAAGGGTCGTTGACGGTACGGCTTACTGCAACGACATCGAGCAGTCCGACGCGGCTATCGCAAGGGTCGCCGGAGTGGACAGGCGGGTGGTAAGGTCCGCGCTAGACAAGATATCCTCGACCCCGGATCTGGACAGAGTATTCTCCAAGCTGAGGTCCATGCTGCTTTTGTCTGAGGTCGCGCCGGAGATCGACTGCACAACGTTGGAGATAATCCCCACCGATGCGACCATGCCGGGAATACTCGCAGGCGTCATGGATGTCATTTACAGAAGAGGATTGTCCGTAAGGCAGGCGGTGGTGGAGGATCCCGGCGTAAGATTTGATTCGCATCTGATAATCGTGGTCGACGGGCAGATACCTTCCGAACTGATCCCGGCGATAAAACAGAGCAGAGGTGTTCTGAGTTTAATGCTGAGATGA
- a CDS encoding IS110 family RNA-guided transposase — protein MKIAIGIDVHKEKCAAFAVYAGKEEPRKKNLDFLERFNADFRRFPSDAAGMVGLTNRLHGQDAYILIENSTKSHDVYWMLTNLGFRVTVAHAADLYRITRSKTKNDDNDAAELAGYMRRRLMGEIEFAVAHMPSREVLVQRELCRFDINDRNDLTALKKQIRSHLLIRGMKLSRDYSDITCVLALRELKATGDHILILDAAKAESIKARKSQTEKMIRYRMEGNRMFDIVWSVPGFGILSAAYVTCMADDMTRFVDGRAFAASAGITPKLDESADRPKNCGISRRGDPELRRLLCQATFVHINHADSFISEKYKRLKANGKHHNEALVACANSMARMIWAMVTRDRKYSADPTVMAVTRYLADSDEIEDEMEAAQTE, from the coding sequence ATGAAAATAGCGATCGGGATAGATGTGCATAAGGAAAAATGTGCGGCGTTTGCAGTGTACGCAGGCAAAGAAGAGCCGAGAAAGAAGAACCTGGATTTTTTGGAAAGATTCAACGCCGATTTCCGGAGGTTCCCTTCGGACGCTGCGGGAATGGTAGGACTGACGAACCGTCTTCACGGTCAGGATGCGTATATTCTGATAGAGAATTCGACCAAGTCTCACGACGTCTATTGGATGCTGACCAATCTCGGGTTCAGAGTGACGGTGGCCCATGCCGCCGACCTGTACAGGATAACCAGGTCCAAAACAAAGAACGATGATAACGACGCTGCTGAACTGGCGGGGTATATGCGCAGGCGGCTGATGGGGGAGATCGAGTTCGCCGTCGCCCATATGCCTTCGCGGGAGGTGCTGGTGCAGAGGGAATTGTGCAGGTTCGATATCAACGACAGGAACGATCTGACCGCTTTGAAAAAACAGATCAGATCCCATCTTCTGATAAGAGGAATGAAGCTGTCCCGCGATTACTCCGACATCACCTGTGTTCTTGCCCTCAGGGAGCTGAAGGCAACGGGGGACCACATTCTCATTCTGGATGCGGCGAAGGCCGAGAGTATCAAAGCGAGGAAGTCTCAGACGGAGAAGATGATCCGATACAGGATGGAAGGCAACAGGATGTTCGATATCGTTTGGTCGGTCCCCGGATTCGGTATCCTGTCTGCGGCGTATGTCACGTGCATGGCCGATGATATGACACGTTTCGTGGATGGGCGGGCATTCGCCGCATCTGCCGGTATAACTCCCAAACTTGACGAATCCGCCGACAGACCGAAGAACTGCGGGATCAGCCGCAGAGGGGACCCAGAACTCAGGAGGCTGTTGTGCCAGGCAACGTTCGTTCACATAAACCATGCGGACTCGTTCATATCCGAGAAATACAAACGTCTGAAGGCCAACGGCAAACATCACAACGAGGCGTTGGTGGCATGTGCGAATTCCATGGCCCGTATGATCTGGGCCATGGTGACCCGGGACAGGAAGTATTCCGCAGACCCGACAGTGATGGCTGTGACAAGATATCTCGCCGATTCCGACGAGATAGAGGATGAGATGGAGGCAGCGCAGACAGAATGA